Proteins from a genomic interval of Microbacterium phyllosphaerae:
- a CDS encoding YegP family protein, with the protein MAGKFELYTDKSGEYRFRLKSGNGEVIAISEGYSSKAAALNGIDSVRRNAADAEVVEA; encoded by the coding sequence ATGGCAGGCAAGTTCGAGCTGTACACCGACAAGTCCGGCGAGTACCGGTTCCGCCTCAAGTCCGGCAACGGCGAGGTCATCGCGATCAGCGAGGGCTACTCCTCGAAGGCCGCCGCGCTGAACGGCATCGACTCGGTGCGCCGCAACGCCGCCGATGCCGAGGTCGTCGAGGCCTGA
- a CDS encoding amino acid ABC transporter ATP-binding protein has protein sequence MITDLIDVHAPAIDLQGLVKSFGDNEVLKGIDLTVTKGEVVCIIGPSGSGKSTLLRSVNLLEEPTGGKVLIEGIDITDPDVDIDRVRTRIGMVFQSFNLFPHLDVMGNLMIAQQRVKKRSKAEAERIAKEMLGRVGLAEKADAFPGHLSGGQQQRVAIARALCMNPDMMLFDEPTSALDPELVGEVLQVMRSLADEGMTMLVVTHEMGFAREVGSRLIFMDGGHIVEEGDPREVLANPQHPRTQDFLARVL, from the coding sequence ATGATCACCGATCTGATTGATGTCCACGCTCCTGCGATCGATCTGCAGGGGCTCGTGAAGAGCTTCGGCGACAACGAGGTACTCAAGGGCATCGACCTCACCGTCACAAAGGGCGAGGTCGTCTGCATCATCGGCCCGTCGGGTTCGGGAAAGTCGACGCTGCTGCGTTCGGTGAACCTGCTCGAGGAGCCGACGGGCGGCAAGGTGCTCATCGAGGGCATCGACATCACCGACCCCGACGTCGACATCGACCGGGTGCGCACGCGCATCGGCATGGTGTTCCAGAGCTTCAACCTGTTCCCGCACCTCGACGTGATGGGCAACCTCATGATCGCGCAGCAGCGCGTGAAGAAGCGCTCCAAGGCCGAGGCCGAGCGGATCGCGAAGGAGATGCTGGGTCGTGTCGGGCTCGCCGAGAAGGCCGACGCCTTCCCGGGCCACCTGTCCGGCGGACAGCAGCAGCGCGTCGCGATCGCGCGCGCACTCTGCATGAACCCCGACATGATGCTGTTCGACGAGCCCACCTCGGCGCTCGACCCCGAACTCGTCGGCGAGGTGCTGCAGGTCATGCGCTCGCTCGCGGACGAGGGCATGACCATGCTCGTGGTCACGCACGAGATGGGCTTCGCCCGCGAGGTCGGGTCACGTCTGATCTTCATGGACGGCGGTCACATCGTCGAAGAGGGCGACCCGCGCGAGGTGCTCGCCAACCCGCAGCATCCGCGTACCCAGGACTTCCTGGCCCGCGTGCTCTGA